In the Ictidomys tridecemlineatus isolate mIctTri1 chromosome 10, mIctTri1.hap1, whole genome shotgun sequence genome, aacactagggatgtagttcaatggtagaacatCTGTGGGTTTaactcccccccaccaccaccagttTCCTCAGaacaaattaaaagagaatatagGTAATTCAGGGGGCATAAAAAGCAGAGAGTAGATACCCAGATCCACAGTATATAATTACACTTGATAGatatatttacattcatttttaaatctccaacaactgcttattgagcacttactgtgtgtcAGCTGTCATTCATGGCCCTAAGGACTTAGCAGTGAATAGAGCCAACAAAATTTTCATGGAGCTCAAATTGCTTCAAAGCCTATCAGACACTTAATGTCTTGTGAAAGAAAAGTAACAGGTCCCaggatttagctcagtagtacagcacatGCCTAGCAATTGTgtaagccctgggtttgatccctaataccaaaaaaaaagagagaaaaagttgcAATATAATAAGTGATAACTGCATTATGCTGTTTGGTATAAAGCAAACATCTGTTAATGGTCTTGAATAAAATTCAGACTTTATTCGTGACTAATAAAAATAACACCTCTCTTcccatttaattttgtttgaagTTTAGGCTTGGTTGACTCTGGTTTGGCTTGACTTGGCCTCATTGTCTTGGAAACTAGGGGAGAATgatgaggccagcctgggagaaTCAAAGGTGTTATTTGCTTGTGCGCCTCCCAGGTGCTGATGTGGGTGGCATTGGGGTACCGGCTCTGGTTCAGAGTTTGTGGAAGGGATGATCCATGCTCAGTTCCTCTGTCTTTTCTCTGTGCAGAAGACTCTCAGGTCACCAGCACAATATCCCCCTTACAGTCTCCTCACAAGGGACTTCCTCCTCGGCCACCATCGCACAAcaggcctcctcctccccagtcCCTGGAGGGACTCAGGCAGATGCACTATCACCGCAACGACTATGACAAGTCACCCATAAAGCCCAAAATGTGGAGTGAGTCCTCTTTGGATGAGCCTTATGAGAAGGTCAAGAAACGCTCTTCTCACGGTCATTCTAGGTGAGTCGGgtagtgaaacccaaaaatgaagtCACTGTCCACATCTGGAGAGAATCCAAGGGCTATTCCAAATAGCACCCACAAATCCCAAAACACAACCTAGTTCCTCCTTCCAGGGTTTGCTATTCTCACAGCGCCCTCTGCTGCTGACCCTCCTGAGGTGCAGATATGTTATCCAAAGGGTTTGGCTCAAGCTCAATGTGTTGGCAGATGGCTCTAATGTTGTTAAATTCCACAGGAATTAATTAGGAAATCTTAGGCAGcactcttccaaaaaaaaaaaaaaaaatggcaaatgagAGACCACTCATAGGAATCCCAAAGTGGTTCAGAACCCTAAACCACCTTCCAACAGAATTCTGGAGCCAAACAGCTGTAATCTGAGCTGAATATTATCAGCTCATTACTTGGCTAATATTgtaaagagggtttttttttttttcatttttggaaggCATTTTTGGTCCActtctctgtttttctcatttcccttaatTACACCCTATAAAGCTCCAAGTGGGTGCCCCGACAGGTAATTGTCTCTTGGAAAACCAAAACCATAAGGAGAGGGGCTTGACAGAATTGTCACACTATACCTATTACAGAGAAGGTGAAGGAGAGTGTTCATTTCACATTGCCTGCAGGTGTGGGGAGCAGGGACAAGGCCCCCCACCCACTGCTTGAGGAAAGGCTGAAGACCACAGTAGAGACCTTTAGGAGCAAGCCCGGGAGCCCTGGCAAACTCTCCCCACACCAAGATCCATGTCCCAAGCTAGTTAAGACTGCTGGGGAAAGGTGCTGCAGTCTGGAAGGGTCAGCATGGCTTCCTTTGTTTTTCAGTAGCCACAAGCGCTTCCCCAGCACAGGAAGCTGcgctgaagcaggaggaggaagcagctCCTTACAGAACAGTCCTATCCGCGGCCTCCCGCACTGGAACTCCCAGTCTAGCATGCCATCCACACCAGACCTGCGCGTCCGAAGCCCCCACTACGTCCATTCCACAAGGTGAGTCCATTGGGCTTTCAGTCCACTCACCTTCCTGGACCAGCCCTTCCTTCGTACAATAAAGCATCCCTGGCCCAATTAGCCCAAATGCCAGGTGAGGTAGAATAAGGCCTGAAACGGTTAGGCAGGTTCTCTCTAAATGAAGCAGAATAAACAGCTGGCAGCAGTGAGCTTACTTTAGTGTAACTGAAGTTAGAGCCCATTGTCCACACGCTAACATGTGGAGACTACTGGAGAGTCCCCAGGCTCCTGGAGACAGTCAAGGAGGACTGAGCTTTATCAGTGGAAGCAGAGGAAGGACAGGATAGCCAGGGTGGCCTAGGAAGAGCAGGGACCAGAACAACTGTGTACTGATGGAAGTTCTTCATTTGATAATCCTCATGTATCTTTTTGCCAAGCCCTAAATTTATTTGGTACTTCCTTTAAGGCCTCAAAATGTAAATTTGTGAAGAGCAAAAGAAACAGGCAAAAATTAGGCTTTCATGAATCAcacattcattttctaaaaactgTGGAAAAGCCACTTGGTGGAGACTTCCAGTTCTACCCTAGTGACAGAACAAGAACTCACCTCTGCCTGTACATGGCCAAGGTGAAATTTCACCTGTAAATCCCATCATTTGCCCAGTGATACTGATGGATAATTATAGTGTGAACTCAAATAAGCAGAATGAATCATAGACAAAGTAATAGTATAATTTGCATCTTACATTTTTAAGGGTTTTGGTGTTCCATGGATCCTCCACTTTAGCATCTTCACAGGAAATGAATATCCATTCATGTGAGTTTCATGGTAACATTTGGTTAAACCACATGAAAGGGCTTctgttggactttttttttttttaaaccaacaaGAGGGTTTATAGAGTTCAACATAATACTTAAAATAGTGATTCTTTGGTATTGCCTGTATCTACAGAATCCCTTCcgacctttaaaaaataaaaatgttttaaagctcAGAACGTTGGAGGAAGCCCTTGTGTGAGTCCTAGGGCAGTCCCACCTCCCACTGGGAATTCAAAGCTGATTCCTGGCCCCACCTCCCGGTATCAGCAGTTCCTTATTCAGGTGCAAACTGGAGAAGCACGTGGATTTCTAGGGCAACCCTGCCTAGGTAATCCCAATTTCCTAGACTCCCTTTGCTGGGCCCTCTGAGCCTGCGTATGCTCTGTGCCTCCTAAGTACAATGAGTGGAGCGGCCTCCTTGGCACCCTTTCCTCTAGAGACTCCCAGACCAAGCCCGCGTCTCCCTGCAGGTCCGTGGACATCAGCCCCACGCGACTGCACAGCCTCGCATTGCACTTTAGGCACCGGAGCTCCAGCTTGGAGTCCCAGGGCAAGCTCCTGGGCTCGGAGAACGACACGGGGAGCCCCGACTTCTACACCCCGCGGACTCGTAGCAGCAATGGCTCAGACCCCATGGACGACTGTTCATCGTGCACCAGCCACTCGAGCTCAGAGCACTACTACCCGGCGCAGATGAATGCCAACTACTCGACGCTGGCAGAGGACTCGCCGTCCAAGGCGCGCcagcggcagcggcagcggcagcggGCGGCGGGCGCGCTGGGCTCGGCGAGCTCGGGCAGCATGCCCAACCTGGCCGCGCGCGGTGGCGCTGCGGGGCCGGGGGGCGCGGCTGCGGGCGGTGGCGTGTACCTGCACAGTCAGAGCCAGCCCAGCTCGCAGTACCGCATCAAGGAGTACCCACTGTACATCGAGGGAAGCGCCACGCCCGTGGTGGTGCGCAGCCTGGAGAGCGACCAGGAGGGCCACTACAGCGTCAAGGCGCAATTTAAGACCTCCAATTCCTACACGGCTGGTGGCCTGTTCAAGGAGAGCTGGCGCGGTGGCGGAGATGAGGGCGACGCGGGCCGCCTGACGCCGTCGCGCTCGCAGATCTTAAGGACTCCGTCACTGGGCCGCGAGGGCTCCCACGACAAGGGCGCGGGCCGGGCCGCCGTGTCGGATGAGCTGCGCCAGTGGTACCAGCGCTCCACAGCCTCGCACAAGGAGCACAGCCGCCTGTCGCACACCAGCTCCACCTCCTCCGACAGTGGCTCGCAGTACAGCACCTCCTCCCAGAGCACCTTTGTGGCGCACAGCAGGGTCACCAGGATGCCCCAGATGTGCAAGGCCACGTCAGGTGAGAGGGACAGCAGGGTGGATCTGGGTGCCAACTACCAGGAGATCTCCTTAGACCTCACAGTGGGGAAGGAATCATTAATTCTGGTCACCTTGCTGTCAGATGTAGGAGACCTACAGTCTGCGGGACTCTCCCATTCTAACCCTGGTCTTGCAGAATAAAGGAAATCTGACCTTCCATAGTGGACTGGATCTACTTTCCCTCTGCTTCCTTAGCTGAGGGGCAAATCATTCCTCCAGCCACTTTCTTGTAAGGACAGACATCTGAGAAAGTTATGTGACGTGGTTTCTCAGAGTTTATCCAGCCAAAGCGCCTCTTTATATCCCTACAAAGGAAAGTTGGGTGGGGGATGGACTTGGGTCTTGCAGCCTAGAGATTCCTGCTAGTGCCTCCCAGGAGGGGATAAATTGGCTTAGGAAAGAAGTGCTCTGTGCTCTGAATTTGATATGGATATCTAAATGAATACCTCTCGACTGCTTCTGGCTTTCCCATTTCTATGTTATGATATAGCTGcaaagtaatttttataaagtgCTCTCAGTCCCCTTTATAGTACTACTGAAAAATTCCATAAACCAAggtttgctttatatttttgtacTCAGAGCATTGAGCAGTACTGAATGGAGTAAAAATGGAAGAAACCATTCTTTCCTTTAACAAGTTTCAGAAGTTACTCTAAGAAATAATaatggtgagggctggggttgtgactctggtagagcacttgcctagcacatgtgaagcactgggttcaatcctagcaccacataaaaataaagatattgtgttcacctatgactaaaaaaaaatttaaagaaataataatggtgATAATAATCATCACTGGTCCATCAGTGACCATGTGCCTCATGGGTCATGTACTTGTTTGCATACTTGCACCACTCAGAAACAGGGTGACAAGAGGTTCTGCCTCCCCCTGACTTGTAGGCAAAGAAAGTGGAAGAGGATTTTGAGACAGAAGTGATAAACACTGCAAGAGTAAAATGAGAGCACAAACAGGAGGAGAGCTCCAAGTCAAGGACTGACTTGCTTAAGTAGGATAATAGTGGGGAGGATCATCTTTGGGGACTGAAGGAGATTCTTGGAGCCTGGAAGAGACCAGGGCAAAGTGGAAGAATTGGCTGTTCAGGTATGCCAGGCTTCTGCATTCTACTTCCATATCCCCCTCAGTGGCTCAGTTATTAGGGTACATTGGTCATATGACAAACTTCAGAGACCAGAATAAAAATGATTGCAGTAATCACAAGCATCCCATGGATTCCAACATCCTACAACTTTCTTCATGTTCCTTGGTCTGTAAAATTGACCCAGTGAAATTTACCATTGACTTCCTAGGCAAGTTTTGGCAATGGACACATTACATGTACTATTTAGGGCATGATTGTCCGTGACCCTTAGTTCTGGCCTTTTGTAAATGTCAATGGGTAGGAGTGCTTATGTTTTATATCAAAAATGTAGTGCTCATCTAGTAGATCTGCTTTACTTAAAGAGATTAGGTAGATCTTTTGGAACATATTTTAGGCTGAAAACATTTAGGAAGCTGTGTTTTAGCTTTTTTCAAAACTGAGACCAAAAGACTTGACtggaacaattttagaagaataaaagtttatttgggggctcacagtttcagaagtcttggtTCAAagatggccaattccattgctctgggcccaaatcATGGCAaagcatcatggcagaatggTGTGGTTgaggaaagcagctgaggacATGGCACCAAGAAGTAAAGAGATGGTCTAAGCTCAGTTTATACAATATATACCCCAAGAACACCCCCAGTGACcgtcctcctccagccacaacctacctacCTACACTCAcaactcaattaatccctatcaggggattaatctgatgattagattaagactctcataacccaaacatttcatctctaagctttcttgcattgttccaCACTTGAGCCTtggggggaaagggaagggggcaggggacgcctcatatctaaaccataacaagctGTATCTAAGGTTGACTGAAGAAAAGGATTCTGTTCCCAGGAAAGCAAAGGATGCATCTAAGTAGGATTTACTCCTGTTGAATTCTCCCAATTAGACTTGTGTTGTCCACATCAACAAACTCTCAGTAGTCAGGTATGGATGAGTAAAAGTTCTGCCTGTTTTGAAGGGTACTAAAATAGCAAATGGTGAGCCTGAAACAGCAGAGAGAGCAGGCTCAGAGAACTTTCTGGAGGTTCTGTCATAGAGGGGAGCATCATCTTTACACTGGGGCCACATCTGAGAATGCTCTGAGCTGTATCTCTCTGCTCTCCAGAGAAATCAGCTCTTTCTGCACTAGCCTTGCCCAGTTCTCCCTCAAAAGACTGAGGAGTCTGAGGTTGGGACCTAGGATACCAGGTCAGCCTGAGTCAGAATGGAAATGCATGGTTTAGGGGAGAAAATGCATCAGCGGGATGCAGGAGTGGGGGCAACAGAGATGTTTCCCCACTGTGACTGCCATCGGGTCACTGAGACCCTACTGTGGGGTCATGTCCTGCATCCCTGCTAATTGTGACCCCTAAGCACCCTTATCAGGTCTGACCCATCTTCTCCGTCTTTCCCATGTCACCCACATACAGCTGCCTTACCTCAAAGCCAGAGAAGCTCAACACCGTCAAGTGAAATCGGAGCCACCCCCCCAAGCAGTCCCCACCACATCCTAACCTGGCAGACTGGGTGAGTTCTCCTTCCAGTCCTTTAACCTGGTTCTTCTTCCAGGTTCCTGACTTGTCAGCTAGGAAGACTTGTCATCTGTGTAAAGTCTTAGTGACATAAAGCTATATCATCAACCAATGATGGGAGCACATTACTGGGAAACTGCTTCCTTGCCAAAGAAGCCCCATGACTTGCTATCACCTTCTACCCCACTTCATGGCCCTCTTTTAGGAGTGAAGTTAGTATGGTCTCTTTTAAAGTAGGTAGTGATCCCCAGGACATGGGGAGGCGGAAGAAAGTAGGATTGTATTTCTTTGGTCAGGATTCCAGACAAGATTTGATTTGGGTTTAGTTGATACCCAGGATGACTCAAAATGCCAGGCAAAAATGTCAGaggagagccaggtgcagtggtacatgtctgttTTCCtaccaactcaggaggctgagataggaggatcacaagattgagATCAGATGGGAAtttagcaagacgctgtctcaaaaggaaaaataaaaagggttggggatgtagctcagtgattgagtacacctggcttcaatctccagtgccacaaaaaaaaaaaaaaaaaaaaagagtgagggaGAAGAAGAGTTAGAGAAGGCCCTATGGTATATACCAGGCCAGGTGTTTCACATGCTTCTCAGTGTATTCACTATCTTAATAACAGGATGCATCTTAAGAAACAGGCTTCTGTCCAGGCCAAACACCGGACAACAAAGGTGATTGGGTACCTTGAAACCTTTAAATAGAAACTGCCCACGGCAAAATACATGCAACCAGAATTCAGTTCCTTTTGTAGCTTTAAACATAGGCCTAGAATGCTACAATATGTAGCCAGTAAAGCTGTCATTATCTACCAGAGGTCCCACAGGTACAGGTAACCTGCTTTTTCACCTGCTGTCTCCCCTGTCTCCTAAGCCATTGTCTCTTAATATTTGTTGGTTAGAGGAGCAAGGGGAATCCCATGTCCAGCTTAATCCACAGTTTCTGGTTTGCTAGAGCATTGGTGAGGACATCTGGAAAAATTTGACCGTCATCTGTGAGCTGAATCGCAAGAAAACCAGTCTTGCCATTGGCTCTGGTGGCCAAATCTCAGATCCCTGTGGTTGGCATTTTTGTTGCTGCCTGTTTATCTGTAATGATTTTATGCCAGGCTTCCTGGAGCTTGGTTTTGATGTGGAAAGGCAGAGCTAACACTTATTGAGTGCTTGCTGTGTACTCAAAGGCTGGGAGCTTCTTCTAATGTTTATGTGCTGCACCCTGGCAAGGAGAAGATCTGGATCTATTGATTTTACAGACTAGGCTCAGAGAAAAGAAGTGCTtggcccaaagtcacacagctgcaGCTGTGACCCTCAAATCCTGTCTTTTCTCCACAATGCCAGtggtggaaaatgaaaaattgtctGAAAATGTGGACCCTCTAGACCAGCAGCGTAAGCCTCCTCTGATTTGTCAGAAATGCACATTCTTGGGCTCAAGGGGAGCTTGCTGAACTGGAAACTCTGGGGTGGGCTCTAGAGACTGTGTTTTAACAAGCATTCCAGGTGTTCTTTAAGCACACTCAAGTTTGACACCCACTGCTATCCCATGCTGCCTCTTATTCCTTTGGAATTAAGAGACTATAATCCCAATTACAGTGTTCTTGTGACCATTCCTACTTATCAGCCTTTTGGCAGTAGCTACCCCATCTTAAT is a window encoding:
- the Frmd4a gene encoding FERM domain-containing protein 4A isoform X13, whose amino-acid sequence is MSVCNEVVRSDLKKLPALPTQALKEHPSLAYCEDRVIEHYKKLNGQTRGQAIVNYMSIVESLPTYGVHYYAVKDKQGIPWWLGLSYKGIFQYDYHDKVKPRKIFQWRQLENLYFREKKFSVEVHDPRRASVTRRTFGHSGIAVHTWYACPALIKSIWAMAISQHQFYLDRKQSKSKIHAARSLSEIAIDLTETGTLKTSKLANMGSKGKIISGSSGSLLSSGSQESDSSQSAKKDMLAALKSRQEALEETLRQRLEELKRLCLREAELTGKLPVEYPLDPGEEPPIVRRRIGTAFKLDEQKVLPKGEEAELERLEREFAIQSQITEAARRLASDPNVSKKLKKQRKTSYLNALKKLQEIENAINENRIKSGKKPTQRASLVIDDGNIASEDSSLSDALVLEDEDSQVTSTISPLQSPHKGLPPRPPSHNRPPPPQSLEGLRQMHYHRNDYDKSPIKPKMWSESSLDEPYEKVKKRSSHGHSSSHKRFPSTGSCAEAGGGSSSLQNSPIRGLPHWNSQSSMPSTPDLRVRSPHYVHSTRDSQTKPASPCRSVDISPTRLHSLALHFRHRSSSLESQGKLLGSENDTGSPDFYTPRTRSSNGSDPMDDCSSCTSHSSSEHYYPAQMNANYSTLAEDSPSKARQRQRQRQRAAGALGSASSGSMPNLAARGGAAGPGGAAAGGGVYLHSQSQPSSQYRIKEYPLYIEGSATPVVVRSLESDQEGHYSVKAQFKTSNSYTAGGLFKESWRGGGDEGDAGRLTPSRSQILRTPSLGREGSHDKGAGRAAVSDELRQWYQRSTASHKEHSRLSHTSSTSSDSGSQYSTSSQSTFVAHSRVTRMPQMCKATSAALPQSQRSSTPSSEIGATPPSSPHHILTWQTGGCNDSCFLDSSPYPELADVQWYGQEKAKPGTLV